The genomic region CCGCCCCGCCAAGTTTGTTTTTCTCTTCAGTTACCTTTTGTATGAAGGCATCAAAATCTTGAGGATCAAAATTAACATTGGTCACTGTGGCAAACAGGCTCTGCATCACCAAAGCATCTGTTTCCGGTGCAGTTTTCTGACCGGATGCCGCTCTGGCCAATCCAATCAGAGTACAAGTAAGCTCATCATGCTTATTAGCCACTTCCGGTTTCTTTCCGCAGACCCCTGCGTTCGTGCATCCTTTTCCGCCGGCAGTTTGTTCACATTGAAAACAGAACATTTGAGACATACAAATTTACCTCCTCTATATTTTGTTTTTAATCGTGGTCTTATTTTTTTAATCATACGTAAAAAACTGCCAGAAATCGGTATCCAAGGTTACAAAAATCAGATGCCATTTTCTTAATATTCTGATAATACTTAATCCGCCATATCCGCAGTTGTATTCTCTCTTTGAATTATGGAATCATCGTTGAAATTGATAGCAAATTAATTGTGGATAATTGTGTGAATATTGTGAATTATATATACGCAATACGCTTGTCTAATTCATGGAATCAATGGCAATATGTTCGGAGGATCGTGGGTATTGCTAAGATGGTATGACGGAAGAAAGGGTGATGCGTATTACTCGATGTTTATGATGATTTCTCAATAATCTCTTTGAACAAGAGAACCAAATTCGGATCAAACTGCGTTCGGGAACATGATACGATTTCCTTGATTGCCTCAGCTTCAGACAGTGCTTCACGATACGGCCGGTCATTTGTCATCGCATCAAAGGTATCAACAATACTTAAAATTCTGCATTCGATCGGTATCTCCCCTGCTTTCAATCCTAAAGGATAACCTTTTCCGTCCCACCTTTCATGGTGTTTCAGAATCAGGTGTGCAATACTCTTTAATTCTGAGGATTCGGCCGCAATTCTTTCCCCGATCCCGCAATGCGTTTTCATGACCTTCCACTCCTCCTCGTTCAGCTTGGAAGGTTTACACAGGATCCTATCTGGAATTCCCACTTTACCGATATCGTGAAATTTGGTAAGCAACCTGATCCGGTCGAGTTTACTTTGAGGCAGCCGCAGCGCTACACCCATTTGGGTTGCAAGCTCACCCATCCGTTCCGCATGGCCCTCGGTAATATAGTCCTTCGCTTCCAGCGCTCTCATCAGGGTCTTGACCAAATCGTTCCGGTTGCTGGATTCCTTCAATAATTTATTTTGATACATGTTGTTATTTGCTTCCTGAAACATCCATTCTGTATTGACAATACCTGTCTTATGGAAAGAATAGCCCGAAGACAGCGAGATCTTCAATGCATCTGTTTGTTCATTATATTTATGCAGCATTTTATTCATCTGTTTAAGTTGCTGCTCAATCTCCTGGCTGGAGAGTCCCTCGACAATCACGCAAAATTCATCTCCGCCAATACGGGCGATATACCCAATCAATCTGAAGTGGTCATGAATAATCCGGGCTACGGATACAATCACTTCATCCCCTTTCAGATTTCCAAAAGTATCATTAATAATTTTCAACCCATCAATATCAAAGAGCAGCACGGTGAGCTTTTCGAAGCCTTTTCCACGGAATTCAGCCAGTTTGTTGATTAAACAGTGCCGTTTATATAGCTTTGTCAGGCTTTCTCTTTCCGCCATCTCCCTTAACTGCATTTCCATTAGGGTTCTTTCGGTCATATCCCGAACCAGTATTAAGATTTCATTAATCTCTGAGATGTGAATTCGCGATTCAAAATAGTAGTCCCGTCCCTGGTACTTTAACCTAAAATCACAGGTGACCATCTCCCGTTTCTGAACAACCTGATAAATTGCCTCCTGTAATCTCCGAACAATTTCGTTATTCCTTAAGATCTCTAGTGTTAAAGGATCGTCCTTTTTATTGGAGACGGCAAATGGCGAAATATGGCCATCTGAATCGCTGACCAGCATAATGTCCTGAATCGCGGCCATCAAAGCTTTGTTCCGAATATTAATATGCTCAAGATCCAATAACTTTTCCTTCAGCTCGGGATAGTAATTTTTGCGAATCGAATTTTCCCCGAGACCAATGATGGCTTGCCTTGTTATTTTTCCCTCATTTAAAGCATTGTAATATTCTTTCATAAATTGCTTTAACCTCTTGCTTCGTGAGTTTTTTTGGGTTAATGGCAAACTGAGATACATCTGCTGCCGTTCCAGCCGTACTCGGGATACAAATCAGCGGCGGTCCCGGCAAATTGACTTCATCGACACCTTCATGATCCAGAATATTTCCGCCGTTGGCTACCAGTATGCTGATGCACTTCGCGCAATCCATGACACTACCGCCGCCGATAGCGATAATGAGATCACAATCCCGATCCAGAAAGGCTTTGCTCCCCAACGCCGCTTCATAGTCTTTGGGGTTCTCAGTAACGTCATCAAAAACAACATAGGGGACTTTGATGGTTACAATTCAACTATTTTTACCTTATCAGAATATCTCAATAATCTAAACATTCTGTCATTTCAAAGGATTTGTATACTATTTCTACATAAGTTAAGAAATTCCTACTATTCGACAAATTTTTTCAAAATATGCGGGGCATTAGATTTGGCTATCGGAGGTGTCAGCCAGCCTTTCCGGGCAGGCATAAACAGTACCTTTGCCTCCTCTGACATAGCCGAGAAGTGTAATGTTATGTTCCCGGGCAAGCCTGATGGTCGCTGTTGTGGGCGTCGATTTGGAAACTACCACGGGTGCTCCAAGCCTGATCATTTTCATGAGCATTTCCGAAGTAAGTCTGCCGCTGATAAAAACCATGCCATTTGCGGCTAGCTCCATCTTGTTTGCCTTCATCAGTATTCCTGTCATTTTATCGAAGCAGTTGTGCCGGCCAATGTCTTCATTTAGCACTTCAAATCCGTCAGCGTAAAATAAGACACTGTGGACGCCGCCAATCGTATGAAAGATCTCAGACTGCTCAATGAACTTATCCATGATTGTCAAGATATTTCCTGCGGAAAAAGTGGATTTGTTCGTGCTGACGGCGTACTGCGTCTTTTTCAGCGGATTAATGTAGGTATAACACTTGCCACAGCCGGAAGTGATGCTTCTCAGACTTTCGCGTCTGTCAATGACGATTCCTTCTCTAAGTTCAATCAGCACTGCCAGCATTTTCTCATTGTATTCGATGCTTTCAATATCTTCATAAGAACCAATAACACCCTCATTATATAGAAAACCCAGGGCCAACTCCTCGTGGTGCCGGTTCAGACAGAGAACGGAAACAAGCTCCTGTCCATTGACTATCATTTTAAGGGACACTTCGGCGATGACCTTTCTCACCGCTTCTTTCATCACAATGGCATCATTTTCTCTTTGGATTTCTACTACCTCAAATTCTTCGTAGACGATTCCTTCGTCAGCAGCATTCATTGTTTACCCTCCTAGCAGTAATATTGCCATTTTATTTTACCACTAAAATAAGATTTACTGAAATTAATGGGGCATGATTCATGATCAATCCGAATAGATTTCAGTATATTTGCAAGGCATTTTATCAATAATAGAATAGACTTATGAAAGACTTCTTTCAGTACGAACATCAAGACATTGAGGCAGTCAGGTGGTGGAATAAAATCTGGATACTGACGGAATCATCGCAAAGCTCAACTGGTTTTACAGCCTGGAACTGAACCAGGTTGATCTTTATATGGCGCAAAGTAAATTGGTCGAAGATATCTATATCAGCAAAGTATTGGAACGGTCATCTTATATTGAACAGCAGCATGTCGATAACATTGCCGCCCAAATACGGAAATACGGTAGCGAACCGACCATTTTAGGGGATATTATTTCCCCGCTCCTGGGAAAGACCGCCGGGAATATCACTGCTGCGTTTGGAATAGTTTCCCTGCTAAAAGCCGATATTCTTCTGGAGAGAAAAGCAATGAGTGATTATAAAGACTTGATTTTAAAAATCGGAAAAGATCATACGTTGTTTTCTGTCCTGTGGGCCAATCTAGTTGACGAAGATCTGCACACGGCCTGGTTTTTAAATAAAGTTCAGGAACTAGAGGCCTGCCGCTAAATTCCTTATTTTTAGGCAGGAATCTTATTTCACTTAACACCTGCAGTCCGAATCTTCTTTATGATATTTACCAGCCCTTTACCGCCAAATACAAGCCATAACCCCAGAATAATCAATAATCTGGATGGCCGAGTTCACCAGCTGGCTGATAATTTCATGCCAAGCACTGCTGGTAGGAAGGTCCGACAAAACTGCATAAACGGTTAAAGCTGAAATCAGCGAAGAAATGGCATTGACGAGCAAGATCAGACCGGCTGTCGTCAGTACAATGATTTGAGCACTGTCAAGATCAAAGGCAGGGGACATCATGTCCTCCTTTTTCTCCTTCACGGGCTCAACCATGAAGCTCACGAGCTTCTCGGGAAAAATCCAGATTAAAACTCCGATCATGACCGGGAAAGCCATACTCCCCACTCCACTCAGGATGGTCTGTATATTCATTGGTATATAATAAAGGGTCACGGCAGAACTGAAAAAAATCGAGAGGTATAATGATCCAATATATTGAAAGCAAATATGAGTATTACACGCTGGATCGAGAAATTCCTTTAGAAAGAATGTCATATCCTGCCAAACTATGACAATCCTTGCTTTGCTTTAGTGCTTTTGGGTCATAAAAAAGCCAATCTTGCGACTGGCTTACAAGTGTACACCCAATAAATCTAAGACTGGCTTACAAGTGTACACCCAATAAATCTAAGACTGGCTTACAAGTGTACACCCAATAAATCTAAGACTGGCTTACAAGTGTACACCCAATAAATCTAAGACTGGCTTACAAGTGTACACCCAATAAATCTAAGACTGGATCAATAGGATTTACAAAAGTGAAAGTATCCGACCCGGCAAATAATAAACCGACGGCCCAGTTAAACTCATTGAGGACCAATGAACCGCTATCCCCGCCTTGATCAAAGGCAGTAACCATAATTTGATTCTTAAATTTAAGAATCCGTCCGTCATAATCCACATCAATAATGGCGTCTATTACTTGAACGATACCACTGGTCAAACCCGTCGTACGTCCGGATTTTTTCACCAGCATTCCTAATTGCGGCAGCGTTTTACCCTGGACAGTACCAATGCCAAGAATTTCCGGAACTACGAGGCCTTGTCTAAGTGGTTTCGCTACAGCAGCATCAACAACATTGAAACCGTTGTCTTTTAATGGAACATACCTGTAAAGTTTAGCAATTTTATCATTTCTCTTGGTCCCGCCATCCAGTGGTCCGGGCTGAAGGATTGGATCACCTTTTTTAGCTCGTTTGTCTTTACCATTCGTTGAATTGGCCAAGACATGATTGTTGGATAAAATCAGTTTTTTGCCTGTAAAATTGTCATAAACCACAACTCCAAGAGTTCCGGCTGTAATCTTATAGTGGCCGATGCTTACCCCTCCTGGCGCGGGCCGCCAGCTGGATTTGCGGGATACATTATCTTCAGCTTCCCCAATTGGCCCTTCTTCCTGAATTCTATGAGCAGAGACCTTCCCGACCTCGATAACATCGGTAACAAATCCTTCAATAGATTTTAGAACAACATGTCGTCTGATTAACTCCGTTTGCGTTACTTTCCGACTTACCATTACGACAATCGCCTTTTGATCAGTCAGTTTTCCTTTGACCTCTTTTAGTCCGTAGCCGATTCCCACCACATTGTTTAGCGAAAGAAGATAATCAATTGCTTTTTGACTAAGATATTTATTCATCTTAAGCTCTTAACCTCCCCTAATCGGCGCTTACCAATTAGTTAACCATATTTTGCTATATAGTATGGGAGGCTAAATTATAGTGTGACAAGCTTAGGCAGAGGCTAAAATGCTTTCCATGGAAATCTCTTCACTATTCGCTAGCGCTGTAGCAGTTTTGGAATGCTCATTGTTTAAGGTAATTCGTCCTTTCTTGGCTGGCATTCTTGCTTTCTGTCTGCCTGAGAATCCACTTTTTCTATTAAATCTCTGGAGAATTCGACGGATAGTTTCGTTTTACAGGTATTATTGTTTAATCGTTTATTATTGGCTCTATTAGCGTTATTTGTTTGTAGTTTATTGATCCTAGTTAGAAACATATAGAGGACATAAAACACAGCAATCATGATTATCCCGGCAATAAGTCCTGTTCCCTGCCCGGAGATAAATGGCATACTGATGATAATCATGATCAGACTCAGAAAAACAATCCAGCTAGAATAAGGGTATAAAGGCATCTGACACTTCCCTGATGGCGGACACCCATATTTTTTTCGAAAGCGTAAGTGAGTCGCCATAATTACCGCATACGTAAATAACAAAGCAAACCCACCAGAGCTTATCAAAAATAAGTACACACTTGGGAGCATAAGACCAATGCCCAATCCCGCAAGCATGGCTAAACCAGAAATCAGTATTCCCCGATACGGGACGTTTCTCCGGTCCTTTAACCACCTGGGTGCCTGGCCTTCTTCGGCAAGAGAACGCATCATTCTGCCCAGACCAAACATCGCTGCCAACATGGTAGAAAGTATCGCTGTTATGAGTACAAAGTTAATGGCGTTGCCCGCCCAGCTGATTCCCCATCTATCAAGCGCAGCTACCATGGGACTGAATTTTTCACTCAGACTGGAGGTCGGGATTAACGGAAGCAGCACAGCAATAGAGACAATATAAAATCCTACTAGAATTAATACTGTATGGGAAATTGCTTTGGGAATCGTTTTTGTTGGATTGTCAGCTTCCGAAGCAGCCAGTCCGATGATTTCAAAACCCGCATAGGAAAATATGACGATAAGCATACTCCCTGCTATCCCTTTTATTCCCGCCGGCATCAAAGGTTCCCTGACTAATTCTCCGACACCTATTTGGGAAACAGTCGAAAATAATCCCATGATTAAAAGTAAGGCGATGATAATAAACGAAGCCAGGGCTAATAGCTTAACGGCAGCCAGACCACTCTCGAGCTTACTTAATTTATCAGCTCCCAATAAATTTAGCAGCGTGACGCTTACAATAATTAAGCTTCCCAATCCGGCTATGGATATATTGGGAACCCATTCGCGCATCAGGATCGATACAGCAGTAGCCTCACTGGACATAGCCAAAACCATCCCAGCCCAATATACCCAACCAACTACAAAACCGGTTCCTTTCCCAAAGGTTTGGGCTGCAAAAGTACGAAAGGAGCCGACATCAGGATTTGCAACCGTCATTTCCGACAATGCAAAAAGGATAAAATAAACGATGACTCCGCCAAGAATAAAGGAAACGATAATTGAAGGTCCTGCAGCATTAATCGCTACCGATGAGCCCAAAAAAAAGGAGCCTCCGATTACTGTTCCCAAAGCCATCATTGTAAGCTGCCAAACAGATAATCCCTTATGTTTTTTCTTCATTATTGTATTCTCCATATTCAGGTTTGTGATTTCCATTATTATTTCTCAAAATCACAAATACATTCTGTTTGGAGATAACAATTCAATCCAGCTAAAGAAACCTATCATTTATTCCAGAAGTAACAGTCCAAAGTATTTAACGAATTCCTGTTTATCTTTTAAGGTTCGCATTGTAAAGCCTTGCTTAGAAACAGTGGCAAAAACATCAATACCGGCGCTTTCCATAGAGGGACGGGTCACTGTACACTTCTTGGGCGATGCTGGCGGTTTGCACTCGCTGCAAATATGGCATGGTCCTGCCCAAAAAGAGAATGCTTTGTAGAATCCATGTTTAAAAGCTAATTTCTCTGCATTCAGCATTAGTTTTTGAAAATCACTTGTCGGCGGCTGGCCTTCAATCAGAAAAGCTTTGGTATAGCCGTCTAATTTCACCCTCGTTTCCTCATAGGAAGGGCTATTTGGCGGACAGCACTTTTCCCCATAGCTGGAGCATCCGTAACGGCAATGATCTTTTGCCCAGTGGGCCGTAACAACATCCTGAGGATTGATCATCGTGATGGACTGAATGGGCAGTCTTTTTAATCTTGCGTAGATTTGCGCTTCTTTTGTTATGGCCAGCTCCTCTAATTTGTGCTTATTCTTGGATGCAAAAATCACCGAAATATCACGGGTGAGGGGTAATAAAGGTGTCTGATGCATCTGCTTTTTCGTAAAAAATGCAGCCACATCTTTCTCTGAAAGGATGTTTACCGAAAACATAGAGCTGTCTTTTTGTTGAAGGTCATTCTCATTAAGGTAATTATGATATAAGTTCATCGCAGTGTTTAAAGAGTATTCCCCGGAAAACGCCCCCATGACACCAATAATTCCGTTATGGATAATGCTTTCCGCGTGTTTTTCGTAATTTTCGCCTGTGATAATCAGCTCATAAGGCGATTGATCATCAAAAGAAATTTCTTTACATTGCTCCAACATAAACTTTTGAATTAACGGAGAAAAAATATCAGCAGAAAATCCCTCAAAGAGGACATTCCCCCTAAAAGATGCTAACATGGGCAAAAGTTTTTCCGCGATAAAGATGCCGCTGATTTTACCGCTTTTTAAAGCGTCCAGGCTAAAAAAAGGACTTGTTGCCGTAAGATATTTTGCGCTGACGGGGGCATTGCACAGATAGCCTTCTTTCCTAATGATTAGACCCATTTTGTCTAAAACGTCGAGGAAAAGAAACGTTCCTTTCTCATCGAGATGAAGGCAATTGGTCAGATCACCGAAAGATTTACCTTCTTCAATCGCGGTAAAAATATCACATGCCATCGCCTTCTGAAGAATCGCTGCTGTTTGCTGTTCCGCTTTGACCTTCAATAAAAAGTCATAGTCATTGTTTTGATAATCAATTTTGTTCATGCCGGTATCATCCTTTAATTATTTTGCCATCGGTTCTCTTTGCATAGTTCTCTTTCAAATACGTAATCACTTTTTGGATTCCCTGCTGATGATTTAGCAACACAATCTCAATTTCTTCTTTGGTCATATTGTCTTGATGAAATCCTGCAGCTACCAAGCAAATGCAGTTAAAAAGCTTGGAAACATCCTGTGCCAGAGTTCCGGCCAGGACGTCATCACGGTGGCCTTCTACGGCATACTTTGTAACCGTGCCGCAGTTTCCGACCGCTGCACTGCCGATATGTTGTTTCCCTCCGGTAACGGTAATTAGAATGTCGTGTCCTATGATGGATATCTCGTAGGACAGGGCAAGCTTGTCTTGTCCGATGGTTATTTTCATTGGTCACTTCTCCATCTTTCATAGAGATTATGAGGAACTCTCAACAAATCCAACACCTTGCCGACACTTTGATTTACAATATCGTCAATGGTTTTGGGCCGGTGGTAAAAAGCCGGTACGGGCGGGATGAGTATGCCGCCCGCTTCTGTTACGGTCGTCATATTTTTCAGATGAATGGACGAAAGCGGTGTCTCTCTGACCATCAATAAGAGAGGACGCCGCTCTTTCAAGGCCACGTCGGAAGCGCGGACAATCAGATTATCGCTGTAGCCATTCGCAATCCCGGACAGAGTCTTCATACTGCAAGGCGCGACAATGGTCGCCTCGATCCCGTAAGAACCGCTGGCAACGGCGGCAGCTAAGTCGTTATGGTCGTATACTTTGTCTGCTAAAGATTGGACGTAACCCACAGCATAATCCGTTTCCAGCGAGAGCGTTTCTTTGGCCCACCCGCTCATGATCAGCGAAACATGATGCTCTGTCTCTTTGAGGACTTCCAATAGACGTACGCCGTAGATCACCCCGGTGGCACCGGTTATTGCAACAAGAATTTTCATTACTTATCAGTCCTTACCTTATCCTTATCCTTGTTTTTGTCGCCTTATTTTTTCTTACACTCTTTTATTCCCATTTTTACTGTTTCTGAATTGATTCGTTTTATCATAATCAATTCCCGTTTCAGTTATGACAACACCATAAATTTCTTTAGCCGTTTTGATGGAGATAATCTCATCCAAAACATCCGCATATACCTTTTCTACCGGGCGGTCCAGCGGTTTGCCCCATCCGCCGCCGCCGCAGGAACTCAGAATGACCTGATCACCTTTGGCAACACGTCTTGGCGCTTCTTTACTTGCCATAACGACCGATTCCCCCTGATGAACAAAAAAACCTTTATTTAAACTCCCTTGGTTTCCGCCATTTAAACCGTAAGGCGCAAATTTCATCCCATCCCCAAAATTCACGATATGGCTGCCTTCATCGTATAGCTCAAACGCATATTTCATCCCTGCTCCGCCGCGATATTCTCCGGCGCCGGCCGTATCCGTTTCCATTTCATGATAAAGGGTGATGTGCGGATATTGAATTTCGTTGGATTCAATATCCGGCGTTTTGACACCACCGAAATTAGACATGGGCGACATATAGGATTTTCCGTCTCTTCCTTGCATGGCGCCGCCGCTTCCGGTCGAGCAAAACGAAAACCCAACGTAATAGCGGTTATTCCTCGGATCGGTGCCATAATAAGAAGGGCCTGCATAGCGCGTATATCCCGCAGGAACCCTTCCGGGGACTGCTTGATTCAGTGCCTGAAAAATGGCGCCGATCATTTCACTGGCCGGAGTTAAAGTGCAAAGCGTCATGGGTGCCGGTTCATAAGGATTTACTAAAGATCCTTTAGGCAAATGGACATCGATGCAGCGGAAGGCACCATCATTTCTGGGAATATCGTCGCCTAAAAACCAAAGTACCGCAATACCTGAAGCAGTCGTCGCTGTGACCACTGAAGTATTGATAAAGCCTTTGACCTGCGGATCTGTCCCTGCGAAATCAACCAAAAGACGTTCGCCTTCTACTTTCACTGCAATCTCAATTTTAACAGGTTCTTCTTGAAAACCGTCATCATCAATGTATTCGGTCGCCCGGTAAATACCGTCAGGAATCTCTCGTATCCGCTTCTTCGTGAGCATCTCGGTTTGTTCCAGGGTTTCGGCAATGGCTTTGTTCACGACAGCTGGCGTATAAGCTTCCACCATCTCCAGGATGCGCTTCGCAGCAACTTTGTTGGCGCCGATCTGGGCTAAGAGGTCGCTTTTGAGCATGTTGGGATTACGGGTATTGATTAAAATCAGATCTAAAATTTCACCCATGAATTCGTTGTTGCGCATTAGTTTTGTCGGGGGAATCCGAATTCCTTCCTGAAATATTTCGGTTGCCTTGGGATTATAGCTGCCCGCGGTGGAACCTCCGATATCCCCGTGATGGGCGCGGCTGACACAGAAAAACATTAAATTGTCCTCAAAAAAGACAGGGGTAATGATTCCGATATCAGGCAGGTGATTTCCACCGTCATAGGGATCATTGATGATAAAAACATCACCGTTTGTGATGCTATCCGGATATTTCCGCAAAACAGATTTGACGCTGAAGGAGCCTGCTGTCGCCAAAATCGGAATACCGCTTAACTGAGAGACCAATTGACCGTCTCGATCACAAATACAACAAGCAAAGTCACAGGCTTCGGCGAAGATCGGGGAATGGGCGGAATGCTCCAAGGCGAGTCCCATTTCTTTGGTGATACTATCGAGACGATTGGCGATAACGGTGCGGTTAATCATATCTTCCGTCGTTGTCCTTGTCATGCTTCTGCACCTTCTTTTGTTATAGATAAAACACCGTTCTTAACCGATTTGCCTGCAAAGCCAGCGGGAATCAAAACCGTGGTGTAGTCAAAATTGATCAGAGCCGGGCCGTTGATACTTTTTGTACCATTGCCGGTTAAATCACCGGCGTGGTAGACAGGGACGGAGATTTCACCCGTTTGTCCGAAGGGATTCCCTGCCACTGTCCTATTCGCTAAGAGAATGTCATTCTCAGGGAACGGAAAGCGTGTGTTTTCCTTCTCCCGTTCCAGACAAGCCAGATGGATATTAATGATTTCCCATTCCTTGTCTGTTTCAACATATTCATAGATGCTTTCGTGGGTACGATTGAAGGCGATTTCTAAAGCATCCCGGCTCTCTGAGGTAAACGTTCCCTGCCAGGGTATTGCTATTTCATGGTGCTGTCCGATGTAACGCATTTCCAGGGTAAGTCGGAAATTCTGCTCATTTTCTGGTACTCCCAAACGCCCGAGCTCCGCTTTTCCTTCTCTTTTCATGTCGGTAATAACCACGTTAATCTTCGATGGGTCCCATTGTCCCTTTTCCATAAAGAAACTTCGCGTGAAATCACAACGACGGGTTGCCCCTAACATACCCCATGCACAAAAGACAGGACCGGTGACCGGAAATAAGACTTCTTTCATATGCAGCGCATCCATCATGTTGGCTGCAAACAACGGAAAAGCTCCTCCCGCGCCGATCAAGGAGAATTTTCTGGGGTCATTGCCTTTTTGGATTGTGACAAGACGCACCGCATCAGCCATCATCTCAGTAGCAATCCGGTAAATGATATTGGCCCCTTCTGCCACAGAGATATCCAGCGGCGCAGCAACTTTGTCGTGAATCACTTTTTCAGCCAGCTTCTTATTAAGGCCCATTTGACCACCGAGGAAACTATCTTCATCGATCAGTCCCAAAACAACCAAAGCATCCGTAACCGTAGGCTCGGTCCCGCCTAAACCGTAACAGGCAGGGCCTGGAACTGATCCGGCGGAATCCGGTCCCACCAACAATCTTCCGCTTTCATCCAGACGGGCAATACTACCCCCGCCGGTTCCAATGGAAGTGATGTCAATGGTCGGAATCGATAACGGATAGCCAGCGATCTTCGATTGGGGAATCAGCTGATTTTTACTGTCTGCCACATGCACATCAAAACTGG from Dehalobacter sp. harbors:
- a CDS encoding hydroxylamine reductase, whose amino-acid sequence is MSQMFCFQCEQTAGGKGCTNAGVCGKKPEVANKHDELTCTLIGLARAASGQKTAPETDALVMQSLFATVTNVNFDPQDFDAFIQKVTEEKNKLGGA
- a CDS encoding HD-GYP domain-containing protein: MKEYYNALNEGKITRQAIIGLGENSIRKNYYPELKEKLLDLEHINIRNKALMAAIQDIMLVSDSDGHISPFAVSNKKDDPLTLEILRNNEIVRRLQEAIYQVVQKREMVTCDFRLKYQGRDYYFESRIHISEINEILILVRDMTERTLMEMQLREMAERESLTKLYKRHCLINKLAEFRGKGFEKLTVLLFDIDGLKIINDTFGNLKGDEVIVSVARIIHDHFRLIGYIARIGGDEFCVIVEGLSSQEIEQQLKQMNKMLHKYNEQTDALKISLSSGYSFHKTGIVNTEWMFQEANNNMYQNKLLKESSNRNDLVKTLMRALEAKDYITEGHAERMGELATQMGVALRLPQSKLDRIRLLTKFHDIGKVGIPDRILCKPSKLNEEEWKVMKTHCGIGERIAAESSELKSIAHLILKHHERWDGKGYPLGLKAGEIPIECRILSIVDTFDAMTNDRPYREALSEAEAIKEIVSCSRTQFDPNLVLLFKEIIEKSS
- a CDS encoding iron-containing alcohol dehydrogenase — encoded protein: MGSKAFLDRDCDLIIAIGGGSVMDCAKCISILVANGGNILDHEGVDEVNLPGPPLICIPSTAGTAADVSQFAINPKKLTKQEVKAIYERILQCFK
- the fdhD gene encoding formate dehydrogenase accessory sulfurtransferase FdhD, with the translated sequence MNAADEGIVYEEFEVVEIQRENDAIVMKEAVRKVIAEVSLKMIVNGQELVSVLCLNRHHEELALGFLYNEGVIGSYEDIESIEYNEKMLAVLIELREGIVIDRRESLRSITSGCGKCYTYINPLKKTQYAVSTNKSTFSAGNILTIMDKFIEQSEIFHTIGGVHSVLFYADGFEVLNEDIGRHNCFDKMTGILMKANKMELAANGMVFISGRLTSEMLMKMIRLGAPVVVSKSTPTTATIRLAREHNITLLGYVRGGKGTVYACPERLADTSDSQI
- a CDS encoding ferritin-like domain-containing protein → MAQSKLVEDIYISKVLERSSYIEQQHVDNIAAQIRKYGSEPTILGDIISPLLGKTAGNITAAFGIVSLLKADILLERKAMSDYKDLILKIGKDHTLFSVLWANLVDEDLHTAWFLNKVQELEACR
- a CDS encoding S1 family peptidase — translated: MNKYLSQKAIDYLLSLNNVVGIGYGLKEVKGKLTDQKAIVVMVSRKVTQTELIRRHVVLKSIEGFVTDVIEVGKVSAHRIQEEGPIGEAEDNVSRKSSWRPAPGGVSIGHYKITAGTLGVVVYDNFTGKKLILSNNHVLANSTNGKDKRAKKGDPILQPGPLDGGTKRNDKIAKLYRYVPLKDNGFNVVDAAVAKPLRQGLVVPEILGIGTVQGKTLPQLGMLVKKSGRTTGLTSGIVQVIDAIIDVDYDGRILKFKNQIMVTAFDQGGDSGSLVLNEFNWAVGLLFAGSDTFTFVNPIDPVLDLLGVHL
- a CDS encoding amino acid permease, whose translation is MKKKHKGLSVWQLTMMALGTVIGGSFFLGSSVAINAAGPSIIVSFILGGVIVYFILFALSEMTVANPDVGSFRTFAAQTFGKGTGFVVGWVYWAGMVLAMSSEATAVSILMREWVPNISIAGLGSLIIVSVTLLNLLGADKLSKLESGLAAVKLLALASFIIIALLLIMGLFSTVSQIGVGELVREPLMPAGIKGIAGSMLIVIFSYAGFEIIGLAASEADNPTKTIPKAISHTVLILVGFYIVSIAVLLPLIPTSSLSEKFSPMVAALDRWGISWAGNAINFVLITAILSTMLAAMFGLGRMMRSLAEEGQAPRWLKDRRNVPYRGILISGLAMLAGLGIGLMLPSVYLFLISSGGFALLFTYAVIMATHLRFRKKYGCPPSGKCQMPLYPYSSWIVFLSLIMIIISMPFISGQGTGLIAGIIMIAVFYVLYMFLTRINKLQTNNANRANNKRLNNNTCKTKLSVEFSRDLIEKVDSQADRKQECQPRKDELP
- a CDS encoding DUF2284 domain-containing protein, with the translated sequence MNKIDYQNNDYDFLLKVKAEQQTAAILQKAMACDIFTAIEEGKSFGDLTNCLHLDEKGTFLFLDVLDKMGLIIRKEGYLCNAPVSAKYLTATSPFFSLDALKSGKISGIFIAEKLLPMLASFRGNVLFEGFSADIFSPLIQKFMLEQCKEISFDDQSPYELIITGENYEKHAESIIHNGIIGVMGAFSGEYSLNTAMNLYHNYLNENDLQQKDSSMFSVNILSEKDVAAFFTKKQMHQTPLLPLTRDISVIFASKNKHKLEELAITKEAQIYARLKRLPIQSITMINPQDVVTAHWAKDHCRYGCSSYGEKCCPPNSPSYEETRVKLDGYTKAFLIEGQPPTSDFQKLMLNAEKLAFKHGFYKAFSFWAGPCHICSECKPPASPKKCTVTRPSMESAGIDVFATVSKQGFTMRTLKDKQEFVKYFGLLLLE
- a CDS encoding UbiX family flavin prenyltransferase, which encodes MKILVAITGATGVIYGVRLLEVLKETEHHVSLIMSGWAKETLSLETDYAVGYVQSLADKVYDHNDLAAAVASGSYGIEATIVAPCSMKTLSGIANGYSDNLIVRASDVALKERRPLLLMVRETPLSSIHLKNMTTVTEAGGILIPPVPAFYHRPKTIDDIVNQSVGKVLDLLRVPHNLYERWRSDQ